GGCCGACTGCCTTCGTGTGGGTCAATGCACGCCCAGTTGCACCCAATCTAATGACCATCGCCACGCAACTGCGAGCGTGGTTGCTGAGGCAGAGTAACACTCTACCGCTTTGGCCAAACGACTCTGCATCGGCAACACCGCCTTGCATCACGAACCCGTATGCGGCAAGCTCTTGCACGCTCGCCATCATATATGCCGATATCGTCCAATCTGCCCACACATTTGGCCACGCTCCACATGCCATCGATGCCATCACTGCGGAGATACGACGCATACGAACACACAGCGAGCAACTCCTGTACAATGCAAGGCTGTGCGAATCCCTAATCAAACAGTTACTCTATTGCACGGCCATCCCTGAGAAAGACTATAAGTCATCCGCTCTCGGCGGGCTACTTGAGGACGACTGCACTGCTTGCCGGCGCGCCAACCGCCCTCTCCACAGCTCCTCATATCTCGGATGCTTGGCGCACCGCTATCGCCTATGCCACGAAATTGATCACTGCCTGCATCAGCACATTCTCGAAACCAATACCCGCCGGAATCGAGAGGCTGCACACGCCAACATCGCTTCCTTCTCGCCGTCCAGCATTGCCGCAACGCTTGCTCTGCATAACGCGTCCTGCAAGACGACAGCCGAAACGCTAATCCATATGCTACAGCACATATCTCACATTGAGTGCGCCATGATTGCCGAGTTGCGCTGTGCCATCATTGATCCGTCCCGCGAATGGTGGAAAGGCGAGGGCCTGAGCGACTACCCGTCCAGGACTTAACCGCCCAAAGAGAACCTCCCACCCAACGCTGGCTAGATATCATCATACATCTTGCCATAGATACGTCTCCACCGCAACATCCGTCACTTACCTGTACAGTTCCCGCGAATCGCTCGCGCGCGGAAGTCCGACTCCTCTAGCCGACTCCGCTAGATTCTCTTGAGGTGGCCTGTTTTTTCCAAGATCTTACCGAGGCAGCGATCGCAGAAGTTCCTCAGTTTCACAGAGGACATCTGACCACCCCGCCTACTTGCCTCTTTAATGCAGTAATCCCTTAGATCTCCGATCCACGGAAGTTCCAATGCAAACGCGCTTGATCTGTCAAGTAGCTGGGCGTACCGCCGCTCAAGAGCTGATTCAACAGACGCCCGTGAGCGCCAGCCAACAGCGAGATATGCCTTAGCAAACTCGTCATGCGCAATGCAGTGTAATGTGGGGATCTTGGCAAGATCTGACAGCCGCTCGGCGTCGTCTAACGCCAAAACAAATCCTTGGACGTCAGTCTGCAGTAGTGACAGCATGCGCGCTGCCTCAGTTGGAGCTCGTCTAGTCAGGCATTCTCTGACGCGCTCGCGGAGGTGTTGTTTCAAGTTCCGCCACTGCTCGTTCTCTGTCGCCATGAAACCGAGACCATCGTATGACTCGTACCTCGTTAGGTCACTGCTAGCCCATGCCAGGGCAGCGTCGACATCTCGCTCCACCGCTTGAATCAGACACGTGCGAGCGGCGCCAATGACGTCAGCATCACCATCGCGCAGGCCCAGCGAACCATAGCGGATCAACATGCCTGCGACCTGCAGAATCTCACCGAACTCAATTATTCTGTGCGCCATCAAATCGCCTTCTACGCTCTTCACCAACGCCTTGAATTCATCGTCCGACAAGTCTTCTCCCCACCATAGGCGCTTCCATGCTGGAGGGTCCTCCCTTCGGAAGTACGCACTGTTCGCGATTGCTTCGTTGATGGCCTCAGTCGGAATCGTACCCAAAGCGAGGACCTGCTCCCAAACATCTTCTGGGAACTCAATTTCGGAGCCTAGAATAGAGTTGTACTTTCGAGAAACCGTTGACGCGTCTTTGTTTGTCAACGCAGCTAGATAGGCTGCAGCTGACCCTGCTCCGAAACTTGCTAGCTCACCCGCAGAGATGCTGCCGCTATGAAGCTCGATC
The Planctomycetia bacterium genome window above contains:
- a CDS encoding AAA family ATPase yields the protein MENPNFHILDYLTWYTNLLVGPKYAVMITGPWGSGKTWLVRQLIHKASKQPKWHYVSLYGIASARDIDIALFRAINPIKSSKPVRAITGVIKKKMSMDIGLGSTGTNRVSISFPEELLAEIGLSKPSVLVFDDIERSMLSMTELLGYFNLLVEHGDHKVVLVCNESEIAASDVYKRAKEKVIGATFAIVSDAGSAIRAFIGELSNAPVRDCMTDAVEMIEAIHKAAGYDNLRLVRHAALGFDRLCGTIEDRFLNNRDVLRDLMKSYFCRSIELHSGSISAGELASFGAGSAAAYLAALTNKDASTVSRKYNSILGSEIEFPEDVWEQVLALGTIPTEAINEAIANSAYFRREDPPAWKRLWWGEDLSDDEFKALVKSVEGDLMAHRIIEFGEILQVAGMLIRYGSLGLRDGDADVIGAARTCLIQAVERDVDAALAWASSDLTRYESYDGLGFMATENEQWRNLKQHLRERVRECLTRRAPTEAARMLSLLQTDVQGFVLALDDAERLSDLAKIPTLHCIAHDEFAKAYLAVGWRSRASVESALERRYAQLLDRSSAFALELPWIGDLRDYCIKEASRRGGQMSSVKLRNFCDRCLGKILEKTGHLKRI